Proteins encoded in a region of the Roseateles sp. SL47 genome:
- a CDS encoding flagellar basal body protein has translation MSINSLSTVLSGISAANERLRASANNIANLNTEGYRRERVESQTTNTGGVSTTVTKLPQPGEDLATDVVDQQAAAYTFIANLKVLQTQVRAEGALLDIHV, from the coding sequence ATGTCCATCAACAGCCTGTCGACGGTTTTGTCCGGAATCTCCGCCGCCAACGAGCGGCTGCGGGCGTCCGCGAACAACATCGCCAACCTGAATACCGAAGGCTATCGGCGTGAGCGGGTGGAGTCGCAGACCACCAACACGGGCGGCGTCAGCACCACCGTGACCAAGCTGCCCCAGCCGGGCGAAGATCTGGCTACGGATGTGGTGGACCAGCAGGCGGCGGCCTACACCTTCATTGCCAATCTGAAGGTGCTGCAAACGCAGGTGCGCGCGGAAGGCGCGTTGCTGGACATTCACGTCTGA
- a CDS encoding bifunctional 2',3'-cyclic-nucleotide 2'-phosphodiesterase/3'-nucleotidase produces MSRRLSGALAALAWVTLACVTTGGAQAAEVRLRVMQTSDIHMNLLNYDYYQDRESQEFGLAKTITLIHQARAEVPNSLLFDNGDLLQGNPLGDLVARVHPLKSTDVHPAYKVLNLLGVDAANIGNHEFNYGLPFLRQALAGANFPTLNANVMEADGRRHAFTPSLLLERPFTDEQGRTHKLKIGVLGLTPPQILEWDRQNLAGRVQVRDMVDVARELVPALRRQGADLVVIIAHTGIEKTELPRLSENMAAQLARVPGVDVLLLGHAHTEFPGPGFAGYPGADLDKGRLFGVPAVMPGRWGDHLGLVDLRLSNQDGHWRVIDSRASLRPIFDRSTRRPLVAADPMPAAVIAAEHQATLDHVRSQVAHTDTPIHSYFAQTVDSLAVRLVAQAQLRYAQRAVQGTALEALPMLSAAAPFKSGGRQGWTQYTDIPAGPIAIKHVADLYVYPNTIKVVKLTGAQVRDWLEMSAGQFRRIDPAGPAQQALLDTGYPGFNFDMMWGAGDGLRYELDLTQPARFDKEGRPANDSHRVVNLTWRGKPLADQAEFLVVTNNYRAYGGGHFPALGADKVVVDAPDETREALARDLASQPSADRGGLAPSWRIRPVTGVQMQFLSGAGATARLTPGTPVRLVKDNGDGSALFELTE; encoded by the coding sequence ATGAGCCGGCGGCTGTCGGGCGCCCTGGCGGCGCTGGCCTGGGTGACACTCGCCTGTGTCACAACCGGGGGTGCGCAAGCGGCGGAGGTCCGTCTGCGGGTGATGCAGACCAGCGACATCCACATGAACCTGTTGAACTACGACTACTACCAGGACCGGGAGTCGCAGGAATTCGGGTTGGCCAAGACCATCACCCTGATCCACCAGGCCCGCGCCGAGGTCCCCAACAGCCTGCTGTTTGACAACGGCGACCTGCTGCAAGGCAATCCACTGGGCGACCTGGTGGCGCGAGTGCATCCGCTCAAGAGCACCGATGTGCATCCGGCCTACAAGGTGCTGAACCTGCTGGGCGTGGACGCCGCCAACATCGGCAACCACGAGTTCAACTACGGCCTGCCCTTTCTGCGGCAAGCCTTGGCGGGTGCGAACTTCCCCACCCTGAATGCCAATGTGATGGAGGCCGATGGTCGGCGCCATGCCTTCACGCCCAGCCTCCTGCTGGAGCGCCCGTTCACCGATGAACAGGGGCGCACCCACAAGCTCAAGATCGGTGTCCTGGGCCTGACCCCGCCCCAGATCCTGGAATGGGACCGGCAGAACCTGGCCGGCCGGGTGCAGGTGCGAGACATGGTGGACGTGGCGCGCGAGCTCGTGCCGGCGCTGCGGCGCCAGGGGGCGGATCTGGTGGTGATCATTGCCCACACCGGCATTGAAAAGACCGAGCTGCCGCGCCTGTCCGAGAACATGGCGGCGCAACTGGCCCGTGTGCCGGGGGTGGATGTCTTGCTGCTGGGCCATGCCCATACCGAATTCCCCGGCCCTGGGTTTGCTGGTTATCCCGGCGCCGACCTGGACAAAGGCCGGCTCTTTGGCGTGCCCGCCGTGATGCCGGGCCGCTGGGGCGACCATCTGGGCCTCGTGGACCTGCGGCTGTCCAACCAGGATGGTCACTGGCGGGTGATCGACAGCCGCGCCTCCCTGCGCCCCATTTTTGACCGCAGCACCCGCCGCCCGCTGGTGGCGGCCGACCCGATGCCGGCTGCGGTCATCGCCGCCGAGCATCAGGCCACGCTGGACCATGTCCGCAGCCAGGTGGCCCACACCGACACGCCCATCCACAGCTATTTCGCCCAGACGGTGGACAGCCTGGCGGTGCGTCTGGTGGCGCAGGCCCAGTTGCGTTATGCGCAGCGCGCCGTGCAGGGCACCGCACTGGAGGCCCTGCCGATGCTCTCCGCAGCTGCACCGTTCAAGTCGGGTGGCCGCCAGGGCTGGACGCAATACACCGACATCCCGGCCGGTCCGATTGCGATCAAGCATGTGGCCGATCTTTATGTCTACCCCAACACCATCAAGGTGGTGAAGCTGACCGGTGCGCAGGTGCGGGACTGGCTGGAGATGTCGGCCGGCCAGTTCCGGCGCATCGATCCGGCCGGACCGGCCCAGCAGGCGCTGCTGGACACCGGCTATCCCGGCTTCAATTTCGACATGATGTGGGGCGCTGGGGACGGCCTGCGGTATGAACTGGATCTGACCCAGCCTGCGCGGTTTGACAAGGAAGGTCGGCCCGCCAATGACAGCCACCGGGTGGTGAACCTGACCTGGCGCGGCAAGCCGCTGGCCGACCAGGCGGAATTTCTGGTGGTCACCAACAACTACCGGGCCTACGGCGGCGGCCACTTCCCGGCGCTGGGTGCTGACAAGGTGGTGGTGGACGCGCCGGACGAAACCCGGGAGGCGCTGGCCCGGGACCTGGCCTCGCAGCCTTCGGCGGATCGGGGGGGTTTGGCACCGTCCTGGCGCATCCGGCCCGTGACGGGCGTTCAGATGCAGTTCCTGTCCGGTGCAGGCGCGACAGCCCGCCTGACACCCGGCACGCCGGTGCGTCTGGTCAAGGACAACGGGGATGGTTCCGCACTGTTTGAACTGACGGAATGA
- a CDS encoding GAF domain-containing protein has product MSFEHTPPLDMSSPEAKRASYDTLITQAQAILHGERDRIANLAQFAALVYNSVPQLNWAGFYLVNPSNDRELVLGPFQGKVACVRIPFERGVCGAAARSGEVQLVEDVHAFPGHIACDAASRSELVLPVIANGRLQAVLDLDSPEPSRFDAEDAKGFGAMLAALIAGTDWS; this is encoded by the coding sequence ATGAGCTTTGAACACACTCCCCCGCTGGACATGTCCAGCCCTGAGGCCAAGCGCGCCTCCTACGACACGCTGATCACCCAGGCCCAGGCCATCCTGCATGGCGAGCGGGACCGCATTGCCAACCTGGCGCAGTTCGCCGCCCTGGTCTACAACAGTGTGCCGCAGCTGAACTGGGCCGGTTTTTATCTGGTGAATCCGTCGAACGACCGGGAGCTGGTGCTGGGGCCCTTCCAGGGCAAGGTGGCCTGTGTGCGCATTCCGTTCGAGCGCGGGGTGTGTGGGGCAGCCGCGCGCAGCGGCGAAGTCCAGTTGGTGGAAGACGTGCATGCCTTCCCCGGCCACATTGCGTGCGACGCAGCGTCGCGCTCGGAGCTGGTGCTGCCGGTCATCGCCAACGGCCGTCTGCAAGCCGTGTTGGATCTGGACAGTCCGGAACCCTCCCGCTTTGACGCGGAAGACGCCAAGGGTTTCGGCGCCATGCTGGCCGCACTGATCGCCGGTACCGACTGGTCATGA
- a CDS encoding DUF2269 family protein, with the protein MNTYLVIKCLHILSSVLLAGTGFGTAFYLFFANRSGSIAAQAVVARLVVKADLWFTTPAIIIQPLSGIWLATTAGWPLTAPWLMLSIGLYLLAGACWLPVVWLQLRLSDMAQQAVATSQPLPALYWRYARRWESLGYPAFIAVVGVFYLMVNKPALWG; encoded by the coding sequence ATGAACACCTATCTCGTCATCAAGTGCTTGCACATTCTGTCCAGCGTGCTGCTGGCCGGCACCGGCTTCGGCACGGCGTTTTATCTGTTCTTTGCCAATCGCAGCGGCTCCATCGCGGCGCAGGCCGTGGTCGCCCGGCTGGTGGTCAAGGCGGATCTGTGGTTCACCACACCGGCCATCATCATCCAGCCGCTGAGCGGCATCTGGCTGGCCACCACCGCCGGCTGGCCGCTCACCGCGCCGTGGCTGATGCTCTCCATCGGGCTTTATCTCCTCGCAGGCGCGTGCTGGCTGCCCGTCGTGTGGCTTCAGTTGCGGCTGTCTGACATGGCACAACAGGCCGTGGCCACGTCGCAGCCACTGCCCGCGCTGTACTGGCGCTATGCCCGAAGGTGGGAATCGCTGGGTTATCCGGCCTTCATTGCGGTGGTGGGGGTGTTCTATCTGATGGTGAACAAGCCTGCGCTTTGGGGATGA
- a CDS encoding DoxX-like family protein, with the protein MAVGLTPFRHRRTRLLSRASLIALWLLTTVVSVVELQGQSRALLAAAHTPDAWIAPLILAGAGLDLTLGLALWRWHRRWVYLSAGLAMLGMTLVGTLLLPDLWLDPLGRLSKNLPIAALLLILHEDAPA; encoded by the coding sequence ATGGCAGTCGGCCTGACACCCTTTCGCCATCGGCGCACCCGGCTGCTCTCACGTGCCAGCCTGATCGCCTTGTGGCTGCTCACCACCGTGGTGAGTGTGGTGGAGCTGCAAGGCCAGAGCCGGGCACTGCTGGCCGCCGCCCACACCCCGGACGCCTGGATCGCTCCGCTCATCCTGGCCGGCGCAGGGCTGGACCTGACCCTGGGCCTGGCCCTCTGGCGTTGGCATCGGCGCTGGGTGTATTTGTCAGCCGGCCTTGCCATGCTGGGCATGACCCTGGTGGGCACCCTGTTGCTGCCGGACCTGTGGCTGGACCCGCTGGGCCGCCTCTCCAAGAACCTGCCAATTGCGGCCCTCCTGCTCATCCTGCATGAGGATGCCCCGGCCTGA
- a CDS encoding NAD-dependent epimerase/dehydratase family protein: MSRPARSILVCGASGFIGRRIVRTLREAGLSVTEASSASHNFSQNLQPSDWLPRLEGFDAVVNAVGILRDTRDRKLDALHHRAPAALFEACAQVGVRRVIQISANGVDQFNTRYATTKRAADEVLLRLRAEGRLDGTVVRPSIVYGRGGASSALFMTLARLPVMVLPAAALRARIQPVAVQDVALAVLRLLQEGGPEQVTAVGVQALPLSAFIAELRRQLGHGQALVVPLPEAPSRWSARVGDHLSFQPWSTESLAMLQADNVGDAAVFAHLLGRSPVPLERFVAAAWQSA; encoded by the coding sequence GTGAGCCGCCCTGCCCGCTCCATCCTGGTCTGCGGCGCCAGCGGCTTCATTGGCCGCCGCATCGTCCGCACGCTGCGCGAGGCTGGCCTGTCGGTCACCGAGGCCAGCTCCGCCAGCCACAACTTCAGCCAGAACCTTCAACCCAGCGACTGGCTGCCCCGCCTGGAAGGTTTTGATGCCGTCGTGAATGCGGTCGGCATCCTGCGGGATACGCGGGACCGCAAGCTGGACGCGCTGCACCATCGCGCCCCGGCCGCGCTGTTCGAAGCCTGCGCGCAGGTGGGTGTGCGCCGGGTCATCCAGATCTCCGCCAATGGCGTGGACCAGTTCAACACCCGTTACGCCACCACCAAGCGGGCCGCCGATGAGGTGTTGCTGCGCCTGCGCGCCGAAGGCCGCCTGGACGGCACCGTGGTGCGCCCCAGCATCGTCTATGGGCGCGGAGGTGCCAGCTCCGCCCTGTTCATGACCCTGGCCCGTCTGCCGGTGATGGTGTTGCCGGCTGCGGCCCTGCGTGCCCGCATCCAGCCGGTGGCGGTGCAGGACGTGGCGCTGGCCGTCCTGCGGCTGCTGCAAGAGGGCGGACCTGAACAAGTGACCGCCGTAGGGGTCCAGGCCCTGCCGCTGTCCGCCTTCATTGCGGAACTGCGCCGGCAACTGGGCCATGGCCAGGCGCTGGTGGTGCCGCTGCCGGAAGCACCCAGCCGCTGGAGTGCCCGGGTGGGCGACCATCTGTCCTTCCAGCCCTGGAGCACCGAAAGCCTGGCGATGCTGCAGGCGGACAACGTCGGCGATGCGGCTGTCTTCGCCCACCTCCTGGGCCGCAGCCCGGTGCCGCTGGAGCGGTTCGTGGCGGCGGCATGGCAGTCGGCCTGA
- a CDS encoding thiol-disulfide oxidoreductase DCC family protein, whose product MNTSPSTPATGASGTSGAGAAVYPLTVYFDGGCPICLAEMTNLQLRNTAGLLRFEDVSRPDFRDYPAGTDLPDLMTLLHVKCADGRVIRGAPALRLLYAGAQMRGMARLMNAPGLRQLADWAYPILARNRYRIPRPVAQLLFETSLRRAAERRAGASACQSGSCEIPAAPHTNPHSKE is encoded by the coding sequence ATGAACACCTCTCCTTCCACACCGGCCACCGGCGCCAGTGGCACCAGTGGCGCAGGCGCAGCGGTCTATCCGCTCACCGTGTACTTCGACGGCGGCTGCCCGATCTGCCTGGCTGAGATGACCAACCTGCAGCTGCGCAACACCGCCGGCCTGCTGCGGTTTGAAGACGTGTCCAGGCCCGACTTCCGCGACTATCCGGCCGGGACCGATCTGCCGGACCTGATGACCCTGCTGCATGTGAAATGTGCGGACGGCCGTGTGATCCGGGGTGCACCAGCGCTGCGGCTGCTCTATGCCGGGGCCCAGATGCGTGGCATGGCCCGGCTGATGAATGCCCCCGGGCTGCGGCAACTGGCCGATTGGGCCTACCCCATCCTGGCGCGCAACCGCTACAGGATCCCCCGGCCGGTGGCCCAGCTGCTCTTCGAAACCTCGCTGCGGCGCGCGGCCGAACGACGGGCCGGCGCCTCTGCCTGCCAGTCCGGAAGCTGCGAAATACCAGCGGCGCCTCACACGAATCCCCATTCCAAGGAGTGA
- a CDS encoding GbsR/MarR family transcriptional regulator, with amino-acid sequence MELSTTAQRFVLHWGEMGSAWGVNRTVAQIHALLYFHGRPLNAEQITETLSVARSNVSNSLKELTSWNLVRVTHLMGDRRDYFETSVDVWELFRTVVRERKHREFDPTVRMLTELVEGNSFQEESADAQERVRECLRLMQTLGAWSEEMMRLSPSTLEKVLKLGANVQRFVRGDKP; translated from the coding sequence ATGGAACTCAGCACCACCGCTCAACGATTTGTCCTTCATTGGGGCGAAATGGGCAGCGCCTGGGGGGTGAACCGCACCGTCGCCCAGATTCACGCCCTGCTCTACTTTCATGGCCGTCCGCTCAATGCCGAGCAGATCACTGAAACGCTGTCGGTCGCCCGCTCCAATGTCAGCAACAGCCTCAAGGAGCTGACCAGTTGGAACCTGGTGCGCGTCACCCACCTGATGGGCGACCGGCGCGACTACTTTGAAACGTCTGTGGATGTGTGGGAGCTGTTCCGCACGGTCGTGCGGGAGCGCAAGCATCGCGAATTCGACCCCACGGTACGCATGCTCACCGAGCTGGTGGAGGGCAACAGCTTCCAGGAGGAATCCGCAGATGCCCAGGAGCGTGTGCGCGAGTGCCTGCGTTTGATGCAGACGCTGGGGGCCTGGTCCGAAGAAATGATGCGGCTCTCTCCCTCCACCCTGGAAAAGGTGCTCAAGCTGGGGGCGAACGTCCAGCGTTTTGTGCGCGGTGACAAGCCCTGA
- the acnB gene encoding bifunctional aconitate hydratase 2/2-methylisocitrate dehydratase, with product MLQAYRQHEAERAALGIPPLPLDAKQVAELIELIKNPPAGEGEFLLNLLTHRVPPGVDDAAKVKASFLAAVAHGDLTVGLISKTKATELLGTMVGGYNVKPLVDLLDDKEVASVAAAGLKKTLLMFDAFHDVAEKAKAGNAQATAVIHSWADAEWFTSRPEVEKKITVTVFKVPGETNTDDLSPAPDAWSRPDIPLHYLAMLKNTRPDAAFKPEEDGKRGPMQFIEDLKKKGHLVAYVGDVVGTGSSRKSATNSVIWATGQDIPFVPNKRFGGVTLGSKIAPIFFNTQEDSGSLPIEVDVSNLEMGDVIDVYPYDGKIEKNGATVAEFALKSDVLLDEVRAGGRINLIIGRSLTGKAREFLGLPASTLFRLPKPPVDSGKGFTLAQKMVGRACGLPEGTGIRPGTYCEPKMTTVGSQDTTGPMTRDELKDLACLGFSADLVMQSFCHTAAYPKAVDVKMHRELPHFISDRGGVALRPGDGVIHSWLNRLLLPDTVGTGGDSHTRFPIGISFPAGSGLVAFGAATGVMPLDMPESVLVRFKGQMQPGVTLRDLVHAIPLYAIKAGLLTVEKKGKKNIFSGRILEIEGLPELKVEQAFELSDASAERSAAGCTIKLNPEPIKEYLTSNIVLMKNMIADGYADKRTLERRIKNVEAWLANPNLLEADKDAEYAAVIEIDLADIKEPIVCCPNDPDDAKFMSEVQGTKIDEAFIGSCMTNIGHFRAAAKLLGGARDIPVKLWVAPPTKMDQNELIKEGHYATFGTAGARTEMPGCSLCMGNQAQVREGATVMSTSTRNFPNRLGKNTNVFLGSAELAAVCSKLGRIPTLQEYHDAMGIINKDAASVYRYMNFDQIEEYADTAKSVSV from the coding sequence ATGCTGCAAGCCTACCGCCAACATGAAGCCGAGCGCGCCGCGCTGGGCATCCCGCCGCTGCCGCTGGATGCCAAGCAAGTCGCCGAGCTGATCGAGCTGATCAAGAACCCGCCTGCTGGCGAAGGCGAATTCCTGCTGAACCTGCTGACGCACCGCGTGCCCCCGGGTGTGGACGACGCCGCCAAGGTCAAGGCCAGCTTCCTGGCGGCCGTGGCCCACGGCGACCTGACGGTCGGGCTGATCTCCAAGACCAAGGCCACCGAGCTGCTGGGCACCATGGTGGGCGGCTACAACGTCAAGCCGCTGGTGGACCTGCTGGACGACAAGGAAGTCGCCTCGGTCGCGGCCGCTGGCCTCAAGAAGACCCTGCTGATGTTCGACGCCTTCCATGACGTCGCTGAAAAGGCCAAGGCCGGCAATGCCCAGGCCACCGCCGTGATCCACAGCTGGGCCGATGCCGAATGGTTCACCTCGCGTCCGGAAGTCGAGAAGAAGATCACCGTCACCGTCTTCAAGGTGCCCGGCGAAACCAATACCGACGACCTGTCGCCCGCGCCGGACGCCTGGAGCCGCCCGGACATCCCCCTGCACTACCTGGCCATGCTGAAGAACACGCGGCCTGACGCGGCCTTCAAGCCGGAAGAAGACGGCAAGCGCGGCCCGATGCAGTTCATCGAGGACCTGAAGAAAAAGGGCCACCTGGTGGCCTACGTCGGTGACGTTGTCGGCACCGGCTCGTCCCGCAAGTCGGCCACCAACTCGGTGATCTGGGCCACCGGCCAGGACATCCCGTTTGTGCCGAACAAGCGCTTTGGTGGCGTCACCCTGGGCAGCAAGATCGCTCCGATCTTCTTCAACACGCAGGAAGACTCCGGTTCGCTGCCCATCGAAGTGGATGTCAGCAACCTGGAAATGGGCGATGTCATCGACGTCTACCCCTACGACGGCAAGATCGAGAAGAACGGCGCCACGGTGGCCGAGTTCGCGCTGAAGAGCGACGTGCTGCTGGACGAAGTCCGCGCCGGCGGCCGTATCAACCTGATCATCGGCCGCTCGCTGACCGGCAAGGCCCGTGAATTCCTGGGCCTGCCCGCCTCCACCCTGTTCCGCCTGCCCAAGCCCCCGGTGGATTCCGGCAAGGGCTTCACGCTGGCGCAGAAGATGGTCGGCCGTGCCTGTGGCCTGCCGGAAGGCACGGGCATCCGCCCGGGCACCTACTGCGAGCCCAAGATGACCACCGTCGGCTCCCAGGACACCACCGGCCCGATGACCCGCGACGAGCTGAAGGACCTGGCCTGCCTGGGCTTCTCGGCCGACCTGGTGATGCAGTCGTTCTGCCACACCGCCGCCTATCCCAAGGCCGTGGACGTGAAGATGCATCGCGAACTGCCGCACTTCATCAGCGACCGTGGCGGCGTGGCCCTGCGTCCGGGCGACGGCGTGATCCACAGCTGGCTGAACCGCCTGCTGCTGCCCGACACCGTCGGTACCGGCGGCGACTCGCACACCCGCTTCCCCATCGGCATCAGCTTCCCGGCCGGTTCGGGTCTGGTGGCCTTCGGTGCCGCCACCGGCGTGATGCCGCTGGACATGCCGGAATCGGTGCTGGTGCGCTTCAAGGGCCAGATGCAGCCCGGCGTCACCCTGCGTGACCTGGTCCATGCCATTCCGCTGTACGCCATCAAGGCCGGCCTGCTGACCGTCGAGAAGAAGGGCAAGAAGAACATCTTCTCGGGCCGCATCCTGGAAATCGAAGGTCTGCCCGAGCTGAAGGTGGAACAGGCCTTTGAACTGTCCGACGCGTCGGCCGAACGCTCGGCCGCCGGCTGCACCATCAAGCTGAATCCGGAACCGATCAAGGAGTACCTGACCTCCAACATCGTCCTGATGAAGAACATGATTGCGGACGGCTATGCCGACAAGCGCACCCTGGAGCGCCGCATCAAGAACGTGGAAGCCTGGCTGGCCAACCCCAACCTGCTGGAAGCCGACAAGGACGCCGAATATGCCGCCGTGATCGAGATCGATCTGGCCGACATCAAGGAACCGATCGTCTGCTGCCCGAACGATCCGGACGACGCCAAGTTCATGTCGGAAGTGCAAGGCACCAAGATCGATGAAGCCTTCATCGGTTCGTGCATGACCAACATCGGCCACTTCCGTGCAGCGGCCAAGCTGCTGGGCGGTGCCCGTGACATTCCGGTCAAGCTGTGGGTGGCGCCGCCCACCAAGATGGACCAGAACGAGCTGATCAAGGAAGGCCACTACGCCACCTTCGGCACCGCCGGTGCTCGCACCGAAATGCCGGGCTGCTCGCTGTGCATGGGCAACCAGGCGCAGGTGCGTGAAGGCGCAACGGTCATGTCCACCTCCACCCGCAACTTCCCCAACCGTCTGGGCAAGAACACCAATGTGTTCCTGGGCTCGGCGGAACTGGCGGCGGTCTGCTCCAAGCTGGGTCGCATCCCGACGCTGCAGGAGTATCACGACGCCATGGGCATCATCAACAAGGATGCCGCCAGCGTGTACCGCTACATGAACTTCGACCAGATCGAAGAGTACGCGGACACCGCCAAGTCGGTCTCGGTCTGA
- a CDS encoding type II toxin-antitoxin system VapC family toxin produces MIAVDSSVLIDLLGDAPGADAAEAALRLALSSGPVVLCDVVLSEVTAGLGHGSEVMDALEEMGLGFSPIDQRAAIRAGEMQRKFKQRLLEASSKGGEKATATTATKTATKNTPDAIGASRAIADFLVGAHAMLQCDGLITRDQGFFRDYFKGLKVIVPSAP; encoded by the coding sequence ATGATCGCCGTTGACAGCTCCGTCCTCATCGACCTCCTGGGCGACGCCCCCGGGGCCGATGCCGCCGAGGCCGCGCTGCGCCTGGCCCTGTCCAGCGGCCCCGTGGTGCTGTGTGATGTGGTGCTGTCCGAGGTGACGGCCGGCCTGGGCCATGGCTCGGAGGTGATGGATGCGCTGGAAGAGATGGGCCTGGGCTTCTCACCCATCGACCAGCGCGCCGCCATCCGGGCCGGCGAAATGCAACGCAAGTTCAAGCAGCGGCTGCTGGAGGCTTCCAGCAAAGGTGGCGAGAAAGCCACCGCCACCACCGCCACCAAAACCGCCACCAAAAATACTCCCGACGCGATCGGCGCCTCCCGCGCTATCGCCGACTTCCTGGTCGGCGCACATGCCATGCTGCAGTGTGACGGTCTCATCACCCGCGACCAGGGATTCTTCCGCGACTATTTCAAGGGACTCAAAGTCATCGTGCCCAGTGCACCCTGA
- a CDS encoding AbrB/MazE/SpoVT family DNA-binding domain-containing protein, which yields MEATVAERGQITLPKAVRDALGLTKGTTLTVELDGARIILRKNVDDAISRARGRFKLPSGTTTDDVMRDLRGRAPTDPTQA from the coding sequence ATGGAAGCCACCGTCGCCGAACGCGGTCAGATCACCCTGCCCAAGGCCGTCCGTGATGCTTTGGGGCTGACCAAGGGCACCACGCTGACCGTGGAACTGGACGGCGCCCGCATCATCCTCCGCAAAAATGTGGACGACGCCATCTCCCGCGCTCGTGGACGCTTCAAACTCCCGTCAGGCACCACCACCGACGATGTCATGCGTGACTTGCGGGGCCGCGCCCCCACTGACCCTACCCAGGCCTGA
- a CDS encoding HpcH/HpaI aldolase/citrate lyase family protein produces MNSHLLHPAQALFEEGQAPSVLPVVDHYCGVEARMVKSLELQTQMGPVFDITLDCEDGAPVGGEAEHMLLVLHLLNGPLNVHGRVGVRVHPFQHPAFEADVEAVIAGGGEKLAYLMIPKPESLHDLQDAIRFIDDSLQRHHIRKPLPLHTLIETHGALRDVMEIAALPRIESLSFGLMDYVSAHRGAIPRSALTVDGQFSHPLVQRAKLAIAAAAHTYGKTPSHCVVTEFKSERAIQSAAERAAREFGYTRMWSIHPQQIQPIIDAFAPSVAEIDEAIDILLAAQAAQWAPIQHRDMLHDRASYRLFWHLLQRAYRTGQPLPAEVTQAWLSTPAAGANSTSPR; encoded by the coding sequence ATGAACAGCCATTTGCTTCATCCCGCACAAGCACTTTTTGAAGAAGGCCAGGCGCCCAGCGTTCTGCCCGTGGTCGACCACTATTGCGGCGTCGAGGCGCGGATGGTGAAGAGCCTGGAACTGCAGACACAGATGGGGCCGGTGTTCGACATCACCCTGGATTGCGAAGACGGCGCCCCCGTGGGCGGTGAGGCCGAACACATGCTGCTGGTGCTGCACCTGCTCAACGGGCCGCTGAATGTGCATGGACGGGTGGGCGTGCGGGTGCATCCGTTTCAACATCCGGCATTCGAGGCCGATGTGGAGGCCGTGATCGCCGGCGGCGGCGAGAAGCTGGCCTATCTGATGATCCCCAAGCCGGAAAGCCTGCACGATCTGCAAGACGCCATCCGCTTCATTGATGACAGCCTGCAGCGGCACCACATCCGCAAGCCGCTGCCCCTGCATACCTTGATCGAAACCCATGGCGCCCTGCGCGATGTGATGGAGATCGCCGCGCTGCCCCGCATCGAGTCGCTGTCTTTCGGGCTGATGGACTATGTGTCAGCGCATCGCGGCGCCATTCCACGCTCCGCGCTGACGGTGGACGGCCAGTTCAGCCATCCACTGGTACAACGCGCCAAGCTCGCCATCGCAGCCGCCGCCCATACCTACGGGAAAACCCCATCCCACTGCGTGGTCACCGAGTTCAAAAGCGAACGTGCCATCCAGTCCGCCGCGGAACGGGCCGCCCGAGAGTTCGGGTACACCCGCATGTGGAGTATCCATCCGCAACAAATTCAACCCATCATCGACGCCTTCGCCCCCAGCGTCGCCGAGATCGACGAGGCCATCGACATCCTGCTGGCCGCCCAGGCCGCCCAGTGGGCCCCCATCCAACACCGTGACATGCTTCACGACCGGGCCAGCTACCGGCTCTTCTGGCATCTGCTGCAGCGTGCATACCGCACAGGCCAGCCCTTGCCGGCTGAAGTCACCCAAGCCTGGTTGTCCACCCCGGCGGCGGGCGCCAACAGCACGAGCCCGCGTTGA